In the genome of Dermatobacter hominis, the window GTCGAGGCCGGCCAGGTCGAGGTCGTTGGTCGGCTCGTCGAGCAGGAGCACGTCGAACCGGCTGAGGAGCAGCGCGGCCAGGCTGACGCGGGCCGCCTGCCCGCCCGACAGCGTGGTCATGGCCTGGTCTCCGTCGACGTCGAGGCCGACGTCGGCGGCCACCTGCGGGACCCGGGCGTCGAGGTCGGCACCGCCGAGCGCGAGCCATCGCTCGAGCGCGGTGGCGTACCGGTCGTCGGCGCCGTCCGAGCCATCCGCGAGGGCGAGCGTGGCGGCGTCCATCTCCTCCTGGGCCGCCGCCACCCCGGTCCGCCGGGCCAGGTGCGCGAGGACCGTCTCGCCCGGGACGCGGTCGGTCTCCTGGGGGAGGAGCCCCACGGTGGCATCCGGCGGTTGCAGCGACACCGCACCCGCCGCCGGCACCTCCAACCCAGCCAGCAGGCGCAGGAGCGTGGACTTGCCGGCGCCGTTCGGGCCGACCAGCCCGGTCACCGAACCTGGCGCCACGACCAGGTCGACGCTGTCGAAGAGGGTGCGGGACCCGTGCTCGGCGGAGAGGCCACGGGCCACGAGCTGCGCACTCATGGCCGGCGATCGTACGGAGCCGCGCGTCCCGGCGCCGAGCGAGTTCCACCCTCCGGGCGGCGGCCCGGAACGTGATTGACCGTCCGGTCAAGCGCGTCGGTAGTCTGCCGCGATGAGCAGCGAGCAGACCGATCCCCGTTTCGACACCGTTGACGACGTCCGGGACCGGCTCCGCAAGGTCGACTACCTCTCCGACGAGTCGATCGCCGGCATCGTCTACCTGGCCGACCGCCTCGGCAAGCCGATCCTCGTCGAGGGCCCGGCCGGCACCGGTAAGACGCAGCTCGCCAAGTCGGTCGCCGAGATCACCGGTGCCCGCCTCATCCGCCTCCAGTGCTACGAGGGCCTCGACGAGTCCAAGGCGCTCTACGAGTGGAACTACAAGAAGCAGCTGCTGCGCATCCAGGCGTCGCGGGGCGAGGGCGAGACCACGGGCTGGGACGCCATCGAGGAGGACATCTTCTCCGACGACTTCCTCCTGACCCGCCCGCTGCTCGAGGCCATCCGGGCCGACGACCCCGTCGTCCTGCTCATCGACGAGGTCGACCGCGTCGAGGTCGAGACCGAGGCGCTGCTGCTCGAGATCCTCTCCGACTACCAGGTGTCGATCCCCGAGCTCGGCACGATCACCGCCAAGCAGATCCCGATGGTCTTCCTCACGTCGAACAACACCCGGGAGCTCTCCGAGGCGCTCAAGCGGCGCTGCCTCTACCTGCACGTCGACTACCCCGACATGGACCGCGAGAAGGAGATCGTCCTCACCAAGGTCCCGGGCGTCACCGAGTCGCTCGCCGACGAGATCGCCCGCATCGTCCGGTCCATCCGCCAGCTGGAGCTGAAGAAGGCGCCGTCGGTGTCGGAGACCATCGACTGGGCCCGGACGCTGGTCCTGCTCGGCAAGGACGCCGTCGACGCCGAGACCGCCGTGGCGACCGTCAACATCCTGCTGAAGTACCAGTCCGACATCGCCAAGGCGACCAAGGAGCTGTCGGCCGATCCGCAGGCGGCCGGTCGTCCGCCCGCCCGGTGA includes:
- a CDS encoding AAA family ATPase — translated: MSSEQTDPRFDTVDDVRDRLRKVDYLSDESIAGIVYLADRLGKPILVEGPAGTGKTQLAKSVAEITGARLIRLQCYEGLDESKALYEWNYKKQLLRIQASRGEGETTGWDAIEEDIFSDDFLLTRPLLEAIRADDPVVLLIDEVDRVEVETEALLLEILSDYQVSIPELGTITAKQIPMVFLTSNNTRELSEALKRRCLYLHVDYPDMDREKEIVLTKVPGVTESLADEIARIVRSIRQLELKKAPSVSETIDWARTLVLLGKDAVDAETAVATVNILLKYQSDIAKATKELSADPQAAGRPPAR